In Thermodesulfobacteriota bacterium, a single genomic region encodes these proteins:
- the tatA gene encoding twin-arginine translocase TatA/TatE family subunit, translating into MIGGLGVWELVIILVILLLIFGPSRLGDLGSALGKGIKGFRRSLKEPDEIDITPPKEDNRVRESEFQAPKKPTDTK; encoded by the coding sequence ATGATTGGCGGACTAGGTGTATGGGAACTCGTTATTATTCTTGTAATACTGCTCCTAATATTTGGTCCAAGTAGATTGGGTGACCTCGGTTCTGCACTTGGCAAGGGAATAAAGGGTTTTAGAAGATCCTTGAAAGAGCCTGACGAAATCGATATTACGCCTCCAAAGGAAGATAACAGAGTAAGGGAATCCGAATTTCAGGCTCCTAAGAAACCTACTGATACAAAATAA